Proteins encoded in a region of the Rhizobium sp. CC-YZS058 genome:
- a CDS encoding Maf-like protein, producing the protein MTPPLILASASPFRRSLLENAGVAFSWQAASIDERAIEEGLVSAGASPEEVALRLAEEKARDVASRCEDDAVVIGSDQTLSLGSRVFHKPADRADVVSHLRSLAGQTHQLNSAVVLVRGGEVLWQHLSSARMTMRVPSEAFLERHIDRVGDTVLGSVGAYQLEGEGIQLFERIEGDYFTILGLPMLPLLEALRRIGGIDG; encoded by the coding sequence ATGACCCCACCTCTTATACTCGCTTCTGCCAGTCCGTTCCGTCGCAGCCTGCTGGAGAACGCCGGCGTCGCATTTTCCTGGCAAGCTGCGTCGATCGATGAGCGGGCGATCGAGGAGGGTCTGGTCAGTGCAGGAGCCTCGCCGGAAGAGGTGGCTCTGCGCCTTGCGGAAGAGAAGGCCAGGGATGTGGCGTCACGATGCGAGGATGATGCGGTTGTCATCGGGTCCGACCAGACCTTGTCCCTTGGGTCTCGTGTCTTTCACAAACCGGCGGATCGGGCGGACGTGGTCTCGCATCTCAGATCGCTTGCCGGACAAACGCACCAGCTCAACAGTGCCGTGGTTCTGGTTCGTGGTGGCGAGGTGCTGTGGCAACATCTGTCCAGCGCACGCATGACCATGCGAGTTCCTTCAGAGGCGTTCCTGGAGCGACATATCGACAGGGTAGGCGATACGGTGCTGGGAAGCGTCGGGGCCTATCAGCTTGAAGGCGAAGGCATTCAGCTCTTCGAGCGTATCGAGGGAGACTACTTCACGATTTTGGGACTGCCGATGCTGCCTCTTCTTGAGGCCCTGCGTCGGATAGGAGGGATCGATGGGTGA
- a CDS encoding pyruvate, water dikinase regulatory protein — protein MDSHKNYFHLHLISDSTGETLIAAGRAAAAQFQSYHALEHVYPLIRNRKQLLQVISAIDAAPGIVLFTIVDRELADLVSEECKRIGVPSVSVLDPIIDLFQSYLGMASRRRSGAQHVMDADYFARIDALNFTMDHDDGQLPADFNDADVVLIGISRTSKTPTSIYLANRGIRTANIPIVPGVPLPERLLEATKPLVVCLIATADRISQVRQNRVLGQTKGFHGSDYTDRASIAEELKYARSLCARNNWPIIDVTRRSIEETAAAIVALRPRLR, from the coding sequence GTGGACAGCCACAAAAACTACTTCCATCTGCATCTTATTTCGGACTCGACGGGGGAAACCTTGATCGCGGCCGGCCGGGCCGCAGCTGCGCAATTCCAGTCCTATCATGCGCTGGAGCACGTCTATCCGTTGATCAGGAACCGCAAACAGCTGCTGCAGGTCATCTCCGCCATCGACGCGGCGCCCGGCATCGTTCTCTTCACCATCGTCGATCGGGAGCTTGCAGATTTGGTCAGTGAGGAATGCAAGCGGATCGGCGTGCCGTCCGTCTCGGTCCTCGATCCGATCATCGATCTCTTCCAGTCCTATCTCGGAATGGCCTCTCGTCGCCGGTCGGGGGCGCAGCACGTGATGGACGCAGATTATTTTGCCCGGATCGATGCGCTGAACTTCACCATGGATCATGATGACGGACAATTGCCTGCGGACTTCAATGATGCGGATGTCGTCCTGATCGGCATCAGCCGCACCTCAAAGACACCGACAAGCATCTATCTCGCCAACCGGGGCATCCGCACCGCCAATATTCCGATCGTCCCCGGCGTGCCGTTGCCCGAGCGACTTCTCGAAGCGACCAAGCCGCTCGTCGTCTGTCTTATCGCAACGGCCGACCGGATATCGCAGGTTCGACAGAACCGGGTCTTGGGCCAGACCAAGGGATTTCATGGCTCCGATTATACAGATCGCGCGTCGATCGCGGAGGAACTGAAATATGCTCGGTCCCTTTGCGCCCGGAACAACTGGCCGATCATCGATGTCACCCGGCGCTCGATCGAAGAGACGGCAGCAGCCATCGTTGCCCTCAGGCCGCGGCTGCGATAA